CTCATAAATTCGCATTGGATTATGAACGGGCATTCTGGAATCCAATCTAATCGTGCCGATATGCTCGATATCCCGCAGCTGCTCGATAATACTAGTCAGCTTGGCAATACCTAACATCAGACTATCTCCCGTCAGCACAACCTTATGAATCTCATTATGTTCGGCAATGTAGGCAATTCCTTCCGCTGCCTGGGACACGGGGAGAAGAACCATCGATTGATAAATATGCTTGCAGCCGGCAGCTTCCCAAGTGAACTCCTGGATCCCGTGAGGCGCTTCCCCCGCGGCCGCAATCAGATGCTTGCGGATCGGATCCTTCGGATCATCCCAGTCAATCAGGTTTAAGTAATAATCATTGACGCGAAAATGCTTCTTAAGCCGTTCTCTTTCCGCCTCCGACAGACCTGCCGATCTACCGTTATCGGCCATTGGTTGTACCATCTCGCATCCCTCCAAAAGGTTATTAAAAGCATCACCTATGCCGGGAAGTCCATCCCACCTCCACGAAAAATGAAAAAAAAAGACCCCAGCAACACAGAGCATGATCATGGTCTGTGTGCATTTTGGGCCTTTAAAACAGAAAAAGACCCTTCAAGGGTCTATCGTTTGCAATGTTATTCGCAAAAGACCCATCTCAAAGCTGACGAGGTTAGCTGACGGACTCGGGATAGATGGTTCCCTACAGCCGATAACCGGCTGATTCGCCCCAAAAGATTGGTTTCCCCGCTTCTCGGCAACGCCGAGAACTAAGCTTATTGTAATTATCTCACAATTCTTAATATTGTCAACAATTAATCAATAAAAATCCCCGCCCAATTTCCGAAGGAAGGTTGGACGGGGTTATGTTATATCTCTGCGGTCACTTCTTATCCACTTGAAGAAGAAATAAGTGCTTAACCGAAAACGTATCCTTAATGGTTTCTTCCGAAATAACGTTCAGCTTGATGAGACCGGCGATTTTGGAGGTATCGGGCTTCGAGAGCAGCCGCCATACATCAGGATCGGGAAGAGCGGCAAACAGCTTGCTCTCATCAAATTCCTTGCGCTCTTGGGAAACAATCTTCAACTTGTAGCTGCCTACCTCCAGTTCGGAGAGCTCCAGCTCGGCGCAATGCTGCACGATTTCACCGCGCAGCTCGGATAATTCCTGCTCGATTTCCTTCTGCTTTTGCTTAAGCTGATAATAACGCTTGACTTTGTTATCCTCCACCTTACTCACGCTCCTCTTAATCATATGTATGATGGGGAGCGCGGAATTAGGACTGGATCTTGTCCCACTATTTAGTGACTAGTCCTCTCTTGCGATATGCCCAATGATTCGTTGGGCCATGTCCGCTGCCGACGATAATGCCGTCTTCAATGGCGGCTTGAATATAGGCTTTTGCCTGGCGAACGGCTTCTTCGATATCAAGCCCTTGAGCGAGACCCGCGGTGAGCGCAGCCGAATAGGTGCAGCCGGTGCCATGCGTACGCTCGGTAACGATTCGTTTCCCGGAGAGCTCGCTATAGCCGCTGCCGTCGTATAACAGATCCACCGCATCAGCTCCTGCTTCATGCCCGCCTTTAATGAGGACATAACGGGCGCCGAGGCTGGACAGCTTTTTCGCCGCCTCAAGCTTGTCGTTCTTGTTGCGGATGGCCATCCCGGTCAGGTGTTCGGCCTCCGGAATGTTTGGCGTAATAATCATCGTGAGCGGCAGCAGCTTGCGGCTTAAAGCCCGGACGGCCTCTACCTGCAGGAGCGATGCGCCGCCTTTTGCGATCATAACCGGGTCTACCACAACCTTCTTCCAGCCAAAGAAAGCAATCGCCTCGGCTACTTCCTCGATAATCTCGGCACTAAACAGCATGCCGGTCTTTAAAGCGTCAACGCCGATATCGCTGCCGACGGAGTGAATCTGCGCCTTTACCGCTTCCTTGGCGAGCGGGAATACGCCTTGCACGCCAAGCGTATTTTGCGCGGTAATCGCCGTCAGAGCGGACATCCCGTAGGCACCAAGCTCCTGGAACGTTTTCAAATCCGCCTGAATGCCTGCTCCGCCGCCGCTGTCCGAGCCGGCAATCGTCAAAGCCCGGGCTACATTGCCGTTTATGTATTCGTCCATTTTTATTTCACCCCGTTTATCGTTTAGTAGGAAAACCGTTCCGGCGCAAACGCCTGCAGCCTGCTGCCGTTATCGATATAATCGGCCACAACCTGTGCCGTAACCGGGCTGAGAAGAATACCGTTGCGGTAATGGCCCGCCGCCATAATGACGCGGCCGCCCGATTCCTGAACCGGTCCAAGCAATGGGAATCCATCCTGCGTGGAAGGCCTCAGGCCTGCCCAGCGGTGAAACGGCTCCTGCCCGGCGAGAAACGGGAACGCCTGCTTGTTCCACTTGCGCAGCCGCTCGATTCCCCGCTCCGTAACGGTTGTGTCAAAGCCCGCCACATCCTCGGAAGCCCCGCATACAAGCGTGCCGTTTTCTTTTGCAACCAAATAACCCTGATTGCAGAACACCATATGCTGCACCGGCTTTACTTCCGCTTCATAAGCGCAAATCTGACCGCGGATCGGGTACACCGGAATACGGATGCCGAATACATCCTCAAGCTCCCGTGCCCAGGCGCCGGAGCAGACGACCAGCCGGTCGCCGGTAAAGCTCCACCCCGTCTGGGCGGTAACAACGACATCCTCGCGCCACTTATCAACGGTTACCGAACCTAACTGCTCGAAGATTCGAACACCGGTCAGGCGGCATGCCTGCTCAAGCGCCAACACGTAATCCGGCGCATAGACATGGCTTTCCTCCGGCGTGTAGAGAGCGGCCTTCACCTCGTGGGACAACATCGGCTCTTGGCGGAACAGTTCTTCCCCTTCCAGCACAATGCCGCTTGATCCGTGCTCGTTCTGCCAGAGGCGACGCCCCTCCAGCGCCAGACGGTCCGCCTCGTGATAGGCAATATAGAGGCTGCCCGAATCGGTATATTCGAACGTACGGCCGGATATCTGCCGGACCTCGTCGCGCCAGGACGGATACAGCCGCAGGCTTTCCCGGCACAAACGGAAGAAATCATCCGGCCCTTCTACATTTTCCGAGTAGGGTGCGAGCATCCCGGCCGCAGCGCCGGAAGCCTGCCCGCCGCAGCGGCCAATCTCCAGGACAATAACCTGATGCCCGCGCTTCTGCAGCTCGAAAGCGCAGGAAAGCCCAACTACGCCTCCGCCCATAATGACAATCGTTTCTCCCATGGTTAGACCAGCTTTCTATTAAATAATCGGCCAGTTATTTCACAATAAACTGCTCATGACCGCTGCTTGCCGATGCGTAACGCTTCTTCGAGATCCGACCGGACAAATACGACAGACGGCCCGCTTCAATCGCGAGCCTCATCGCCCGCGCCATGCCAACCGGATCCTTCGCTTTGGCGACCGGCGTATTCATCAAAACGCCCGACACGCCAAGCTCCATCGCCTGCGCCACGTCGCTGACCGAGCCTAGGCCCGCGTCCACGATAATCGGCACCTTCGCTTCCTCCGCGATCAGGCCGATATTATACGGATTCAAAATACCAAGCCCCGTACCGATAGGCGCCGCTCCCGGCATAACGGCAGCCGCCCCCGCTTCCTCCAGCCTTTTGCACAGGATCGGATCATCGGAAGTGTAAGGAAGGACCGTAAAGCCTTCCTTTACGAGAATTTCCGTTGCCTTCAGCGTCTCCAGCGGATCGGGCAGCAGCGTACGCTCATTGGCGCTGATCTCGACCTTAATCCAATCGCTGAGTCCCGATGCCTTTGCCAACCGGGCAATGCGTACGGCTTCTTCGGCCGTGCTTGCGCCGGACGTATTCGGCAGGAATCGGAATCCTTCCCCTTCCACATGCTGCAGAATCGAGTCATCCTCGGTTGAAGCGAGGTTAATCCGGCGAATGGCAAAGGTCAGCACCTCCGCTCCCGATTCCCGGATCGCTTCCTTCTGCACGTAAGGGCTCGGGAATAATCCCGTCCCGATAAAAAACCGCGAGGTGAGCTCATGTCCCCCGATATGCCATACATCCTTTTTCATCCTACGCTCAGCCTCCCCCTACAAAATGAACCAGCTCTATTTTCATCTGCGGCCTTACTTCCGTCTCCGGCCACTGTTCCTTCGCAATAATCTCGCCATCCGCTTCAACGACCACCGGACGCCCTTCCAGCCCAAAATGAAGAATGACATCCCCGATCGTGCGGGCATCCAGCTCTTGGGACTCGCCATTAACGATCAGCAGCATGCGACTCTCCCGCTCCTTCCAGCTTGCGGAGGAACGCCTGGCAGGTGCCCGCGACATCGGAGCTTCCGACAATCTCGCTCACCGCGCAAATTCTTGTTGCTCCCGCCGCAAGTACTTCA
This region of Paenibacillus sp. JDR-2 genomic DNA includes:
- a CDS encoding thiazole synthase — its product is MKKDVWHIGGHELTSRFFIGTGLFPSPYVQKEAIRESGAEVLTFAIRRINLASTEDDSILQHVEGEGFRFLPNTSGASTAEEAVRIARLAKASGLSDWIKVEISANERTLLPDPLETLKATEILVKEGFTVLPYTSDDPILCKRLEEAGAAAVMPGAAPIGTGLGILNPYNIGLIAEEAKVPIIVDAGLGSVSDVAQAMELGVSGVLMNTPVAKAKDPVGMARAMRLAIEAGRLSYLSGRISKKRYASASSGHEQFIVK
- the thiD gene encoding bifunctional hydroxymethylpyrimidine kinase/phosphomethylpyrimidine kinase; amino-acid sequence: MDEYINGNVARALTIAGSDSGGGAGIQADLKTFQELGAYGMSALTAITAQNTLGVQGVFPLAKEAVKAQIHSVGSDIGVDALKTGMLFSAEIIEEVAEAIAFFGWKKVVVDPVMIAKGGASLLQVEAVRALSRKLLPLTMIITPNIPEAEHLTGMAIRNKNDKLEAAKKLSSLGARYVLIKGGHEAGADAVDLLYDGSGYSELSGKRIVTERTHGTGCTYSAALTAGLAQGLDIEEAVRQAKAYIQAAIEDGIIVGSGHGPTNHWAYRKRGLVTK
- the thiO gene encoding glycine oxidase ThiO — protein: MGETIVIMGGGVVGLSCAFELQKRGHQVIVLEIGRCGGQASGAAAGMLAPYSENVEGPDDFFRLCRESLRLYPSWRDEVRQISGRTFEYTDSGSLYIAYHEADRLALEGRRLWQNEHGSSGIVLEGEELFRQEPMLSHEVKAALYTPEESHVYAPDYVLALEQACRLTGVRIFEQLGSVTVDKWREDVVVTAQTGWSFTGDRLVVCSGAWARELEDVFGIRIPVYPIRGQICAYEAEVKPVQHMVFCNQGYLVAKENGTLVCGASEDVAGFDTTVTERGIERLRKWNKQAFPFLAGQEPFHRWAGLRPSTQDGFPLLGPVQESGGRVIMAAGHYRNGILLSPVTAQVVADYIDNGSRLQAFAPERFSY
- the thiS gene encoding sulfur carrier protein ThiS, whose protein sequence is MLLIVNGESQELDARTIGDVILHFGLEGRPVVVEADGEIIAKEQWPETEVRPQMKIELVHFVGGG